A section of the Triticum dicoccoides isolate Atlit2015 ecotype Zavitan chromosome 7A, WEW_v2.0, whole genome shotgun sequence genome encodes:
- the LOC119332532 gene encoding F-box protein At1g53790-like, with amino-acid sequence MPPGGGGGGGTGEQRFGKDHPPATGHECRDEEAPSRSPPTPLLPYLAVTPVASQNKKMRREDEQQGEEEETPASFFPEDVLVEILSRVPYVSLFHFKCVSKQWLALCSAPDVRKRSPQTLSGFFYFNFGWRFHNLSGKSPPIVNPNLRFLRGSYKFFSIQQCSTSLLLCKCWRSRRPRQYSWNSVPNPGPGQCFKWPEAKEFDYVVCNPATHEWTVLPPIELPDDLSCFSLGKYFLSFDPATPSRFVVFVPLDTNYEYGLSVAMIYSSETGGWTSMQSQHNDSSAYWVSDSESTFLNGIMYFPTRSSSIVTVDMKRNAWGEIEMPPGMPNSYGCASIGQSQGRLHVWQEDQDGCQLSIWVLENYDSGQWTLKCTINCFELFGRDYCKNVEYYSMFAIHAECDLIFLTDGNAKILSYNMDNQKVYVICASEDFFKGLPRRLLPYVPCFAEWTSNGQ; translated from the exons ATGcctccaggaggaggaggaggaggaggaacgggCGAACAAAGATTCGGGAAGGACCACCCACCGGCGACTGGCCACGAGTGCCGCGACGAGGAGGCCCCATCCcgttcgccgccgacgccgttgctGCCTTACCTCGCCGTCACTCCCGTCGCCTCTCAG AACAAGAAGATGAGGCGGGAGGATGAGcagcagggggaggaggaggagacccCGGCGAGCTTCTTCCCGGAGGACGTTCTCGTGGAGATCCTGTCGCGGGTGCCCTACGTCTCGCTCTTCCACTTCAAGTGCGTGTccaaacaatggctagccctctgCTCTGCCCCCGACGTCCGCAAGAGGTCGCCGCAGACCTTGTCTGGTTTCTTCTACTTCAATTTCGGCTGGCGTTTCCACAATTTGTCCGGGAAAAGTCCCCCCATCGTCAACCCCAATCTCCGTTTCCTCCGCGGCAGCTATAAATTTTTCAGCATCCAACAGTGCAGCACCAGCCTTCTCCTTTGCAAATGCTGGAGATCCCGCCGTCCTAGGCAATACAGTTGGAATTCTGTCCCAAATCCAGGACCCGGGCAATGTTTCAAATGGCCTGAGGCTAAGGAGTTTGATTATGTTGTCTGTAATCCTGCTACTCATGAGTGGACGGTGTTGCCTCCTATAGAATTGCCTGACGACCTTTCGTGTTTCAGCCTAGGCAAATACTTCTTGAGCTTTGACCCGGCCACCCCGTCCCGCTTTGTGGTGTTTGTGCCCCTGGACACAAATTATGAATATGGCCTGTCCGTGGCCATGATCTACTCATCGGAAACTGGAGGGTGGACTTCCATGCAGAGTCAGCACAATGATAGCAGTGCATATTGGGTTAGTGATTCAGAAAGCACCTTCCTAAATGGCATTATGTATTTCCCTACTCGATCTTCGTCAATAGTCACAGTGGACATGAAAAGGAATGCTTGGGGGGAAATTGAAATGCCACCTGGCATGCCAAACAGCTATGGTTGTGCTTCCATTGGGCAGTCACAGGGACGTCTGCATGTTTGGCAAGAGGATCAAGATGGTTGCCAACTCTCTATTTGGGTTCTTGAGAATTATGATAGTGGACAGTGGACCCTAAAGTGTACCATTAACTGTTTTGAACTGTTTGGAAGGGATTATTGCAAAAACGTTGAGTACTACTCGATGTTTGCAATTCATGCAGAATGTGATTTGATTTTCCTTACTGATGGAAATGCCAAGATATTATCATATAACATGGATAATCAGAAAGTCTATGTTATCTGCGCTTCTGAAGATTTCTTCAAAGGTCTGCCACGCCGCCTACTGCCTTACGTACCCTGTTTTGCAGAATGGACATCAAATGGTCAGTGA